The Argentina anserina chromosome 3, drPotAnse1.1, whole genome shotgun sequence genome includes a region encoding these proteins:
- the LOC126788810 gene encoding pentatricopeptide repeat-containing protein At2g26790, mitochondrial-like: MWVPSITLSFPRKLIQSSRNSPTHFKFINWFSSCSLSDVDVTKNTEKGTQEVYGGGIVSGFKWASKSAVVCSVSHSSSDIADAKRSRLVPDLETLDVVNMINSLRREPNSAFSLFCKLKEDGFRHNVVTYCVIVRILCYWRLDRKLDSLFLELIEGIKDAGFELSDLLDVLEEESKVSLSIVRGFDALVKSLVKLHMFDEVCDVLFHSKRRGFVPHIFTVNFLMNRLIERGELGAAISVYKQLKGIGLVPNDYTYAIVVKGFCKEGRLEEAGEVFEEMELAGVVPSVFAYTAYIEGLCNEGRSDLGCQVLQYCKRENILLDAYAYRAVIRGFCDEVKFNEAESLFLDMENEGVVPDISIYSAMISGYCKNYNLVKALTLHNDMASKGIKTNCVIVGFILHCLCKIGMPSEAVDQFLQFKSTGIYLDEVTYNIAVDALCTLRRVEEASELLEEMKLKHMSLDIMHYTTLIKGFCLQGKVVEASNLLEEMHEKGLKPDIITYNVLAAGFARNGLVSQSLGVLVYMKSQGFKPDSGTHSIVIKNLCIGGKVKEAEVFLKNLVDKSEETYNALVHGYCEANKTKKAYELISRLAKHGTINEGACFKVLSNLCLEGDNVRAILLFQRMFALNVEPKRIMYSKLIASLCQAGEVQKARLFFDSSVNRGFTPDVFDYTVLINSYCRENSLHEAHDLFHDMKKRGIQPDIITYTVLLDGFSKRNRRRVRSPLHRRGKREEMGDASTILWTEMKDMGIRPDAICYTVLIDRHCKADNLQDAIALFDVMIDRGLEPDTVTYTALLSGCCKRGDVDRAVTLVDAMSSKGIQPDACMLSVLQHGILKAKKVEFRN, translated from the coding sequence ATGTGGGTTCCTTCAATCACACTGAGTTTTCCCAGAAAGCTCATTCAATCTTCAAGAAACAGTCCCACCCATTTTAAGTTCATCAATTGGTTTTCAAGTTGCTCACTTTCTGATGTTGATGTCACTAAAAACACTGAGAAAGGAACCCAAGAGGTTTATGGTGGTGGGATTGTGTCTGGTTTTAAGTGGGCATCAAAGTCTGCTGTTGTTTGCTCAGTTAGTCATAGCTCTTCAGACATTGCCGATGCCAAGAGGAGCCGTTTGGTTCCGGACTTGGAGACATTGGATGTTGTTAACATGATTAACAGTCTTAGAAGGGAACCCAATTCGGCGTTTTCCTTGTTCTGCAAGTTGAAGGAAGATGGGTTCCGGCACAATGTTGTGACATACTGTGTTATTGTTAGGATTTTGTGTTATTGGCGTTTGGATAGGAAGTTGGATTCTCTGTTTTTGGAGCTCATTGAGGGAATTAAAGATGCTGGATTTGAGTTGTCGGATTTGTTGGATGTGTTAGAGGAGGAAAGTAAGGTTTCCTTGTCGATAGTTCGGGGATTTGATGCATTGGTTAAGTCTCTAGTCAAGCTCCACATGTTTGATGAGGTTTGTGATGTTTTGTTCCATAGCAAAAGGCGTGGATTTGTGCCGCATATATTCACAGTTAATTTTTTGATGAATCGGTTGATTGAGCGTGGTGAGCTAGGTGCAGCTATTTCTGTTTACAAGCAGTTGAAGGGGATTGGTTTGGTCCCTAATGATTACACCTATGCGATTGTCGTCAAGGGATTTTGTAAGGAGGGTAGGTTGGAGGAGGCTGGGGAAGTGTTTGAGGAGATGGAGTTAGCCGGGGTAGTCCCTAGCGTGTTTGCCTACACAGCATATATTGAAGGGCTTTGCAACGAGGGGCGTTCTGATTTAGGATGTCAAGTGCTGCAATATTGCAAAAGGGAAAATATACTTCTGGATGCCTATGCATATAGAGCTGTCATTCGTGGGTTCTGTGATGAGGTGAAATTCAATGAAGCAGAAAGTCTCTTTCTTGACATGGAAAATGAAGGAGTGGTGCCTGATATATCCATCTATAGTGCTATGATCAGTGGCTACTGCAAGAATTACAATTTGGTAAAGGCTTTGACTCTCCATAATGACATGGCATCAAAGGGTATAAAAACAAATTGTGTGATTGTTGGTTTTATTCTTCACTGCCTCTGTAAGATTGGAATGCCTTCTGAAGCGGTGGATCAATTCTTACAATTTAAGAGCACGGGGATCTATCTTGACGAGGTTACCTACAATATTGCAGTTGATGCTTTATGCACACTGAGAAGAGTGGAAGAAGCCTCTGAGTTGCTGGAAGAGATGAAGCTTAAGCATATGAGCTTAGATATTATGCATTACACTACGTTAATTAAAGGGTTCTGTCTCCAAGGGAAAGTTGTTGAAGCCTCAAATTTGTTGGAGGAAATGCATGAGAAGGGTTTGAAGCCAGATATTATTACTTACAATGTCCTTGCCGCAGGGTTCGCTAGGAATGGCTTGGTATCGCAGTCACTTGGCGTTTTGGTTTATATGAAGTCACAGGGTTTTAAACCAGACTCGGGTACACACAGCATTGTAATTAAAAATCTATGCATAGGAGGAAAAGTCAAAGAAGCTGAAGTTTTTCTAAAGAATTTGGTAGATAAGAGTGAAGAGACCTACAATGCTCTGGTCCATGGATACTGTGAAGCTAACAAAACGAAGAAGGCCTATGAACTTATTTCTAGGCTGGCAAAGCACGGAACCATTAACGAAGGTGCTTGCTTTAAAGTACTCAGTAACCTTTGTTTGGAAGGTGATAATGTCAGAGCTATCTTGTTGTTTCAGAGAATGTTTGCCTTAAATGTGGAGCCAAAGAGAATTATGTACAGCAAACTCATAGCTTCTCTCTGCCAGGCTGGAGAGGTGCAAAAGGCCCGCCTGTTTTTTGATTCTTCAGTAAATAGAGGGTTTACTCCTGATGTGTTTGACTACACAGTGCTGATCAACAGCTACTGTAGGGAGAATTCTTTGCACGAAGCCCATGATCTCTTCCATGATATGAAAAAGAGAGGGATTCAACCTGATATCATCACTTACACAGTTTTGCTtgatggattttcaaaaagaaacaGAAGAAGGGTTCGGTCCCCTCTACATCGAAGGGGAAAGAGGGAAGAAATGGGGGATGCATCTACTATACTTTGGACTGAGATGAAGGATATGGGAATAAGACCTGATGCCATTTGTTATACTGTTTTGATAGACAGGCATTGTAAAGCAGACAACCTTCAGGATGCTATTGCACTCTTTGACGTAATGATTGATAGAGGATTAGAACCCGATACAGTGACATACACAGCACTTTTGTCTGGCTGTTGTAAGAGAGGAGATGTGGATAGGGCTGTAACCCTAGTTGATGCGATGTCTTCAAAGGGAATACAGCCAGATGCCTGTATGCTGTCAGTACTACAGCATGGAATCTTAAAAGCCAAAAAAGTGGAGTTTCGGAACTAA
- the LOC126788814 gene encoding LOW QUALITY PROTEIN: isocitrate dehydrogenase [NADP]-like (The sequence of the model RefSeq protein was modified relative to this genomic sequence to represent the inferred CDS: substituted 1 base at 1 genomic stop codon) produces MEAFDKIKVTNPIVEMDGDEMTRIFWKSIKDKLIFPFLELDIKYFDLGLPNRDATNVRVTIESAEATLKYNGAIKCATITPDETRVKEFKLKQMWRSPNGTIRNILNDTVFREPIICRNVPRLVPGWTRPICIGRHAFGDQYRATDAIIKGPGKLKLVFVPDGSNEKQEFEVFNFTGAGGVALSMYNTDESIRSFADASMNTAYQKKXPLYLSTKNTILKKYDGRFKDIFQEVYETHWRSKFEAEGIWYEHCLIDDMVAYALKSEGGYVWACKNYDGDVQSDLVAQGFESLGLMTSILVCPDGKTIEAEAAHGTVTRHYRVHQKGGETSMKSIASIFAWSRGLAHRAKLDKNARLSDFVEKLEAACVGTVESGKMTKDLALLIHGPKVLRSQYLNTEEFIDAVAEELRVRLFSKAKL; encoded by the exons ATGGAGGCATTCGATAAGATCAAGGTGACCAACCCAATTGTCGAAATGGATG GGGATGAAATGACTCGGATTTTCTGGAAATCTATAAAAGATAAG CTTATTTTTCCCTTTCTGGAATTGGATATCAAGTACTTTGACCTTGGCCTCCCTAATCGTGATGCGACCAATGTTAGAGTCACAATTGAAAGTGCAGAAGCTACTCTTAA GTACAATGGAGCAATCAAATGTGCAACTATAACTCCTG ATGAAACTCGTGTTAAGGAGTTTAAGTTGAAACAGATGTGGAGGAGTCCAAATGGGACTATCCGGAACATTTTAAATG ATACTGTTTTTAGAGAACCTATAATCTGCAGAAATGTTCCCCGCCTAGTTCCAG GTTGGACAAGGCCAATATGCATTGGGAGGCATGCTTTTGGTGATCAGTACCGAGCAACTGATGCAATCATAAAGGGACCTGGAAAACTTAAGTTAGTTTTTG TACCTGATGGGTCCAATGAGAAACAAGAATTTGAAGTTTTCAACTTTACTGGTGCGGGAGGTGTAGCTCTGTCCATGTATAACACTGATGAG TCTATCCGATCCTTTGCAGATGCATCTATGAATACTGCCTACCAGAAGAAGTGACCACTTTACCTTAGCACTAAAAATACTATCCTTAAGAAATATGATGGAAG ATTCAAGGACATCTTCCAGGAAGTATATGAAACACATTGGAGATCAAAATTTGAAGCTGAAGGAATTTG GTATGAACACTGTCTTATAGACGATATGGTTGCATATGCTCTTAAAAGTGAAGGAGGTTATGTATGGGCATGCAAAAACTATGATGGGGATGTGCAAAGTGACTTAGTAGCACAAG GTTTTGAATCTCTGGGACTGATGACATCTATCCTG GTGTGCCCAGATGGAAAGACCATTGAAGCTGAAGCAGCACATGGTACAGTTACCCGCCATTACCGGGTTCACCAAAAAGGTGGTGAAACCAGCATGAAGAGCATAGCTTCTATTTTTGCTTGGTCACGAGGTCTTGCACACAG GGCAAAGTTGGATAAAAATGCCAGACTATCAGATTTTGTGGAGAAACTTGAAGCAGCTTGTGTTGGAACTGTTGAATCTGGGAAGATGACCAAGGATCTTGCACTCCTTATCCATGGGCCTAA GGTCCTTAGGTCTCAGTATCTCAATACTGAAGAATTTATTGATGCTGTAGCTGAGGAGCTGAGAGTTAGATTGTTTAGTAAAGCAAAGTTGTGA
- the LOC126788812 gene encoding serine/threonine-protein kinase RHS3-like isoform X1 → MDFDDDMIRSSFKGYSFVTSLMSSNPGSDSEEIPSGPQMMVSNGQHGITSSNSKDHDPKKLDGKANSSGSSTQDPSSNRADLKGKTMPESTTTSSRPSPTPMPHANSEFLTNSIPSHGQRSRNSSRSDSLDSITTPIRPHTGGDVRWDAINMISKGSQLNLSHFRLLKRLGYGDIGSVYLVELRGTNAFFAMKVMDKASLASRNKLLRAQTEREILGLLDHPFLPTLYSYFETDKFYCLVMEYCSGGNLHSLRQKQPNKHFTEEAARFYASQVLLALEYLHMLGIVYRDLKPENVLVRDEGHIMLSDFDLSLRCSVNPTLVKSSSVHASNGSGGGASGAILEEEYAVQGCMQPSTFFPRILPSKKSRKSKSDFGLSASNSLPELMAEPTNVRSMSFVGTHEYLAPEIIRGEGHGSAVDWWTFGIFLYELLHGTTPFKGHGNRATLFNVVGQPLKFPETPQVSPVARNLIRGLLIKEPNKRIAYKRGATEIRQHPFFEGVNWALVRCAMPPHVPEPVDYSQYASKVACAPGKKKETEEGSDKNGSNPNDSSYVEFEYF, encoded by the exons AtggattttgatgatgatatgATCAGGAGTTCTTTCAAGGGGTATTCTTTTGTTACCTCATTAATGTCTTCAAATCCAGGATCTGAT TCGGAAGAAATACCATCTGGACCGCAGATGATGGTATCTAACGGCCAGCATGGTATCACTTCCTCCAATAGCAAGGATCATGACCCCAAAAAACTAGATGGCAAAGCAAATTCTAGTGGTAGTTCAACTCAGGATCCAAGTTCCAACCGAGCGGACCTCAAGGGCAAGACGATGCCTGAATCAACCACAACCAGTAGTCGTCCTTCTCCAACTCCAATGCCACATGCAAATTCTGAATTTCTAACCAATTCTATCCCTAGCCATGGCCAGCGAAGTCGTAATAGCTCTCGTTCGGATAGTTTAGACAGTATTACCACACCCATAAGACCTCATACTGGCGGTGATGTTCGATGGGATGCAATCAACATGATCTCTAAAGGTTCCCAACTGAACCTTAGCCATTTTCGGCTTCTCAAGCGCCTAGGATATGGAGATATTGGTAGCGTTTATCTGGTAGAACTCAGAGGAACAAATGCTTTTTTTGCCATGAAAGTCATGGACAAGGCATCTCTTGCTAGTAGAAACAAGCTGTTACGAGCACAAACAGAAAGAGAGATACTTGGACTTCTTGACCACCCATTTTTGCCCACTCTCTATTCCTACTTCGAGACAGACAAGTTCTATTGCTTGGTCATGGAGTATTGTAGTGGAGGTAATCTACATTCCCTGAGACAGAAGCAACCTAACAAGCATTTTACTGAGGAAGCTGCACG GTTTTATGCATCACAGGTTTTATTAGCGCTCGAGTATCTGCATATGCTTGGAATTGTGTACAGGGATTTAAAACCGGAAAATGTTCTAGTAAGAGATGAGGGCCATATCATGCTCTCGGACTTTGATTTATCACTCCGTTGTTCTGTGAATCCTACACTCGTCAAGTCTTCATCTGTCCATGCAAGCAATGGTAGTGGTGGTGGGGCTTCCGGGGCAATTTTGGAGGAGGAGTATGCCGTCCAGGGTTGTATGCAGCCATCCACTTTTTTTCCACGCATTTTACCTTCCAAGAAGAGTCGCAAATCTAAATCAGATTTTGGCCTTTCTGCTAGTAACTCCCTTCCGGAACTGATGGCAGAGCCTACAAATGTGCGGTCCATGTCATTTGTCGGAACACATGAATATCTAGCCCCAGAGATTATCCGCGGAGAGGGGCATGGTAGTGCAGTGGACTGGTGGACGTTTGGCATATTCTTATATGAGCTCTTACATGGAACAACCCCGTTCAAGGGCCATGGAAATCGTGCCACACTTTTCAATGTCGTTGGCCAACCTCTGAAGTTCCCAGAAACACCACAAGTAAGTCCTGTTGCACGTAATCTCATTCGAGGGCTCTTGATCAAAGAACCAAATAAGCGAATTGCATACAAAAGGGGTGCCACAGAAATAAGACAACACCCTTTCTTTGAGGGAGTGAACTGGGCTCTAGTGAGATGTGCCATGCCTCCTCATGTACCTGAACCTGTAGACTATTCACAATATGCTAGCAAGGTGGCATGCGCTCCTGGAAAAAAGAAGGAGACAGAGGAGGGAAGTGATAAAAATGGCAgtaatcctaatgattcttcttATGTAGAGTTCGAGTACTTTTAG
- the LOC126788812 gene encoding serine/threonine-protein kinase AGC1-7-like isoform X2, producing the protein MSSNPGSDSEEIPSGPQMMVSNGQHGITSSNSKDHDPKKLDGKANSSGSSTQDPSSNRADLKGKTMPESTTTSSRPSPTPMPHANSEFLTNSIPSHGQRSRNSSRSDSLDSITTPIRPHTGGDVRWDAINMISKGSQLNLSHFRLLKRLGYGDIGSVYLVELRGTNAFFAMKVMDKASLASRNKLLRAQTEREILGLLDHPFLPTLYSYFETDKFYCLVMEYCSGGNLHSLRQKQPNKHFTEEAARFYASQVLLALEYLHMLGIVYRDLKPENVLVRDEGHIMLSDFDLSLRCSVNPTLVKSSSVHASNGSGGGASGAILEEEYAVQGCMQPSTFFPRILPSKKSRKSKSDFGLSASNSLPELMAEPTNVRSMSFVGTHEYLAPEIIRGEGHGSAVDWWTFGIFLYELLHGTTPFKGHGNRATLFNVVGQPLKFPETPQVSPVARNLIRGLLIKEPNKRIAYKRGATEIRQHPFFEGVNWALVRCAMPPHVPEPVDYSQYASKVACAPGKKKETEEGSDKNGSNPNDSSYVEFEYF; encoded by the exons ATGTCTTCAAATCCAGGATCTGAT TCGGAAGAAATACCATCTGGACCGCAGATGATGGTATCTAACGGCCAGCATGGTATCACTTCCTCCAATAGCAAGGATCATGACCCCAAAAAACTAGATGGCAAAGCAAATTCTAGTGGTAGTTCAACTCAGGATCCAAGTTCCAACCGAGCGGACCTCAAGGGCAAGACGATGCCTGAATCAACCACAACCAGTAGTCGTCCTTCTCCAACTCCAATGCCACATGCAAATTCTGAATTTCTAACCAATTCTATCCCTAGCCATGGCCAGCGAAGTCGTAATAGCTCTCGTTCGGATAGTTTAGACAGTATTACCACACCCATAAGACCTCATACTGGCGGTGATGTTCGATGGGATGCAATCAACATGATCTCTAAAGGTTCCCAACTGAACCTTAGCCATTTTCGGCTTCTCAAGCGCCTAGGATATGGAGATATTGGTAGCGTTTATCTGGTAGAACTCAGAGGAACAAATGCTTTTTTTGCCATGAAAGTCATGGACAAGGCATCTCTTGCTAGTAGAAACAAGCTGTTACGAGCACAAACAGAAAGAGAGATACTTGGACTTCTTGACCACCCATTTTTGCCCACTCTCTATTCCTACTTCGAGACAGACAAGTTCTATTGCTTGGTCATGGAGTATTGTAGTGGAGGTAATCTACATTCCCTGAGACAGAAGCAACCTAACAAGCATTTTACTGAGGAAGCTGCACG GTTTTATGCATCACAGGTTTTATTAGCGCTCGAGTATCTGCATATGCTTGGAATTGTGTACAGGGATTTAAAACCGGAAAATGTTCTAGTAAGAGATGAGGGCCATATCATGCTCTCGGACTTTGATTTATCACTCCGTTGTTCTGTGAATCCTACACTCGTCAAGTCTTCATCTGTCCATGCAAGCAATGGTAGTGGTGGTGGGGCTTCCGGGGCAATTTTGGAGGAGGAGTATGCCGTCCAGGGTTGTATGCAGCCATCCACTTTTTTTCCACGCATTTTACCTTCCAAGAAGAGTCGCAAATCTAAATCAGATTTTGGCCTTTCTGCTAGTAACTCCCTTCCGGAACTGATGGCAGAGCCTACAAATGTGCGGTCCATGTCATTTGTCGGAACACATGAATATCTAGCCCCAGAGATTATCCGCGGAGAGGGGCATGGTAGTGCAGTGGACTGGTGGACGTTTGGCATATTCTTATATGAGCTCTTACATGGAACAACCCCGTTCAAGGGCCATGGAAATCGTGCCACACTTTTCAATGTCGTTGGCCAACCTCTGAAGTTCCCAGAAACACCACAAGTAAGTCCTGTTGCACGTAATCTCATTCGAGGGCTCTTGATCAAAGAACCAAATAAGCGAATTGCATACAAAAGGGGTGCCACAGAAATAAGACAACACCCTTTCTTTGAGGGAGTGAACTGGGCTCTAGTGAGATGTGCCATGCCTCCTCATGTACCTGAACCTGTAGACTATTCACAATATGCTAGCAAGGTGGCATGCGCTCCTGGAAAAAAGAAGGAGACAGAGGAGGGAAGTGATAAAAATGGCAgtaatcctaatgattcttcttATGTAGAGTTCGAGTACTTTTAG
- the LOC126788218 gene encoding peroxynitrite isomerase Rv2717c yields MAEDAAKASPAVHPAIAPLSYLLGSWKGQGQGGFPTINSFSYGEQLHFSHSGKPVIAYTQKTWKLNSGEPMHAESGYWRPKPDGTIEVVIAQSTGLVEVQKGTYNAEEKVINLQTELVGNATKVKEITRAFKLVDEELSYEVQMATNLNSLQPHLKASLKRV; encoded by the exons ATGGCGGAGGACGCAGCTAAAGCATCGCCGGCGGTTCACCCGGCGATCGCGCCACTGTCTTACCTTCTGGGATCATGGAAAGGCCAAGGCCAAGGCGGCTTCCCCACCATCAACTCCTTCTCTTACGGCGAACAACTCCATTTCTCTCACTCCGGCAAG CCGGTGATAGCTTACACTCAGAAGACTTGGAAACTCAACTCCGGCGAGCCTATGCACGCTGAGAGCGGATATTGGCGGCCCAAGCCTGATGGGACTATTGAAGTTGTCATTGCTCAGAGCACTGGTCTTGTTGAAGTTCAG AAAGGGACTTATAATGCAGAAGAGAAAGTGATAAACCTTCAAACCGAGCTAGTGGGAAATGCTACCAAG GTGAAAGAGATAACCAGGGCTTTTAAGTTGGTTGACGAAGAACTATCTTATGAGGTTCAGATGGCTACCAATCTTAACAGCCTCCAACCACATCTAAAAGCCTCACTGAAGAGAGTCTGA